The genomic interval TAGTACATGAGGCACTCTGAGAGTACTCTTAAGAGACACCAGTATTTCCTTAACTACGCAAGTTCTTCTTAAAGTACACTAGTTGATCTCTTTGTGTTTACAGttatttgatgaaaaatattctagGAATTGCCATATAATACCTTTATTAGTAGGGGAAATTCTAGATTCTGCAAGCAGGGAAAGACTTTAATCCACTTTTCCATGTactgttttaattgctttctatGTAAAATTTTACACTTTTGGAAAGTACAGAATAAAGAGTCTGAAATCATTTGCCTGGGTTTCTTGATGGGATTCTATTTGGTGACATGAACTGTACAGGTAACAAATACATTGTATTTGAAATGAGGATAAGCAGCATTATACAGTGACTAGATTCTTACTAGTTTTCCATCCTTCTCTCAAGCTACCCATCTCTCATGGACTCAatcattatataaaataattaattgaataaattcattttcttctaacagctctttctcttcctaACAGCTTTTTAGAAGAATGCCTGTATACTGATATTCTGAACTTTGTTTAGTTCAGAACACCCTGGTTTATTGCAGGTAACTGCAGATGAGGGGATCCTGCATGCTTCTGGAAGTGGTGTACCACCAGTAACGAAGGATTACTGCATAATTTACAATTCTAATTGGATTTCTCTTCCAAAGAGCCTGGACAATGCTGTAAGTAGTTTATAATCATACTCCCTAAGAAAACTAGAATGCAGAATGAATTTGGGTCAGCTATAAGTGGTCTTCAAAATCTTGAGTTAAATAGGTGCTACAATGAATATTTACCTTTTTGGGTCATGTTCCCGCCCCCAAATATCTGTAGCAAACATTTCTATAGTTTAGAAAGTCAGCTTCTAAAGTTTACAAACATGATGCTCTCTCTGTGCTTAGAATCGATTTGAAATATGTTTACATACTCATCTGATAttgttaacttttttcttcaggtgtTATCAGTATGTCTAAGTTTTAGATTTGGGTGTGaaacttctgtttatttgttgACAAAAATGTTGTAAACTTGTGAAACAGATGTCTTATACTGGTTCATCAGTTTGATCTTCTGTTTAATTGTCTTGAAAACATGGTGGAATAGGAGATTATCTGGAATCTATCATCACGCTGTATCTTCTGAGTGTGTTTCTTTGAGCCAAACTAGGGTGTGAAGCAtaaacaaattttctttagGCACTCTTCATATAAACAGGAAATACTTTGTGTTTGGAAGTGATCAAGGCactcttctttccctcctgtcaTTCATTAGCAGGTTAACTCAATgtaaaacagagtaaaaatCATTTGTCTGCCCCAAACATCTTTGCTGTGCTACTTTGGCCACTGGAATGTCTTGACCAAAGAAAACtgacaataatttaaaaataattgtcaatATGAAATTGAACTTTGAAATAAGGAtagaagtggttttttttgttttttttttcttttgtaacaaGTAATATGTTATCAACCTCGCCAACTGTTTTTGAACAAGTATTATACTTCAGAACTCTGGTTATGTTGTATCCTTCAGTGTTCTTTTGGCTTGTGAAGCCTGGAAATATCACAGAGTGTACTCTGGATTCCCCAGAACTACAAGCAGTGATTTTACTATATAACCagtttcttacatttaaattacagcaacaactgctgTGAAATTGCATTTAGAAACAGCCAGATATTTCCGCTATATGCTGCTCTAAATGTCCCTCAGTATTGCAGgctgcagaaactgctgctcTGATTTTATATTCCTGAATTAATGATTCCCTTCTGTTACACCGCTTTCTGGCAAACCTCAAATTAGGGAGCGTAGTAGTCTTCTAGATGAGTTTGCAGTATCAAATTTCCTACTTTTATCatgttccttttctctctgcagactTCCAGGACTCTGGAAAACCTGACTTCTACAGTACTTTGCAGTTCTTCTGAAGTTCCTTCTGGCTTAATGAAGGACAAAGCAGTTGTAGTGATGAGAGGAAACTGCACTTCTTTGGAGAAAGCAAGAATTGCACAAAGTTTGGGTGCTAAAATGCTGTTGATTGCCAGTAAACCTAGGCTGGTAAGTTACAACATatagttttcttctgcagtgaaataGTGTCTTACCTATTTGGTCCGATGCAGTCTTGTGCAGGGTTAGCTGAGAGAAACCCCAACAGCAGAGGACCCTGGCAACGTGTGGGATTCCAGCATGAGTCATTAACCTTCCCCACAGAGCGCTGTGTTGGCGTGACTGCTGTTCCTGAGACAGAGGGTCGTTCCGAGTTAGCTCTGTGCAATGCTGTGTTATGTCATCTAAAAGTATCTACAGctgaattgtatttttaatctgcTCCTTGTATCTTTAATCATGTTTCTGAATGCAAATGCTTGTCTTTGTCATTCCCTAATTTGAGTGTACTCTGAACTCCCTGTAATCTTAGGTGATACTGTTTTAGACACGCGTGACAAAAATAAGGTAGGAAAATGTAATCCAaaattggaaattaaaaaaggcattttgaggTACCTTTACAGgtacttctgttgcttttttgttcttacAGCTGCAGTATGCATGTACAAATTTTGCAATTTGTGAATTTGTGTGATTATCATGAAAAGttaatcttgttttaaaagcatagagaataaaaacagttttgattATCCCTTGTAATACTATAAAAACACAAGAACTTTATGAATCTGGATGTGTTGGTAGTATCACCTGCTTTGATTTAAGTAGAACTGTCTTCATTAATCTTTTGCAAAAGGTGATGCatgagctctttttttttttcctacacatACACTGGAATTTAAAGGATAATCTGCTTTTGGGGATCTAACCTGCTTTGCAAATAGGCTCAACATACTTATCACTGACGCTTTCTCTTTTAGTCTCCTCTTTCAGATAACAAGACTGATTTTGAAGATGTAACTCTTCCAGTTGCTCTTATAAGATATAATGACATAGTAGATATGCAGCTGGTAAGTAATAAACTTCAGCATGTTATGGTTTGTATAAACTTAAGTTTTTGGacaaatagataaaataatttcaggtcAGATCTGGATGTCTGTGTGATTTGAATGTGTGTAGATACTGCTTTCAGTTTCACAGGAGGGGATGGATATTAAGTCATGGAAGTGCTAGTCTTCCTAATTCAGGTTAATTTGAGAGAATGATTAGTTAGAAAACTAAGAATGGGAAACGTAATACCTAACTGGAGGGAGGGTAATCTTAGAAGTCTTGCTGGTAAACAAGATAAGCAGCCTTCCAGTAGACTTGTATGCAATTGCAGATGCCTGACATACGTCAGGAGCTATAGCCTGAGTGGGCTGTTCCTTTAGCACAGATGGTAGAACAGTTGAACTTGTACCTACTGGCATATCTTTCAGGCAAGCAGTACCTTATCAGGTTGGATCTTGAGGAAggtgtgagggttttttttgtctttgccaGATGATGATCGCTCTCTTTTACAGCATGACAGCATCTGTTACAGAGCAGTTAGGCAGTATAGTTTGAGTTTCTGCTGATGAGTTCATGGTGAGATGCCAAGCGTTTGTCATTAAAATGTGGCAGTTGTGGTATCTCCTACACTTTATAAGCAGGGGAGTTTGTTTTGGGGGTATTTggagtttgttttccttgacaTGTAATATTAGGATACAGGATATTGCAGagggttttaaagaaaatagtatcttttcttcagtgtggccttttctgttgttattgttgttttgttttttatttggtgtTAAATAGCTTTGCTAGGCAGGAGTTGCACTGCAcatgtttttctgtgaataGCAGAGGCTAGTGCTGACCTGTGTAGTCTTAGCTTCTTGGATTGAATTTGCAAGCTCACTTCACCATTTCTGCTCTTAATCTTCAGAGCTGCCATGGGAGGTTGTCTTCGGTAAGTATGCAAACTGAAACGGTGCCTAGATGTATAGGACTTTGGTTGTTTACTGTCTGTTCCCATTAAAGATTGGTTCTTGCTGAGCACTTGCCGAGCACTGACATGACTGAAGGTTTGTGATGACTATCCTCAATCTGCTGTAGTCTTGATGAATACTGTGTTTTGGTTCAGGTTGTCCTCTGTCTTCAACTTTGTTCCTTCAAGTAAGACAAGTGGTGTTTGCTTAGTTGAGTGGTTTAAGATATGCCCTACTAACATGAAAGGGAACTAGGGCAAGATTAGATCCCTAACTTGTTCTAAATCTTCTCAGCACCACTTTATTGCCTAGTGCTGCTTGGAGTGGTGTCGTGTAGAATCACTTCTGTATAACTCTAGTAATCCACCAAAGTAACTTTGCTAGTACTGTGCCAGGTGTTGAATAGTTCATAGTGCTGTTGAATCAAAGAATTCAGTTTTGTCTTAGAATGTGAGTCATGAAAGTAGTGAGGAACACAGCCTAGACTACAAGTTCTGATGTAGTTTTTTGCTAAAGCCTTCTGTCATGTCACTGGCAGCTGTTGTTTTGAATGGCACGTGCTGCTTAGAAGCTGGCAGCCATTGTAGTCTTCCTACTAcagttgtatttctgttttaactCTTTTTAAGGCTTCtaactttctccttttatttacaAGAGACAGCACCAGTCTGAGGGCAGCTAGATTGTGTAAgcattctttctactttttcttaGAAGACTTCATCTCTGTTAGCTTTCACCATTCCAGTCAGGAATAGTACGAGTCCTGATAGTGATAGCAGAGTGTTACAAACCTTCCAGGAAATGGACAGCTCTCTTGCAGAGTTACCTGATGTGATGTATTTGGTTCTAGTGCTCCCTGTGGTGGAAGTTGAGACTCTGCAAGTTTTTAGTGAAGAGCAGAACAAtaggaacaaaaggaaacaatcaCTCTAGATTCTAATGTGAATTATACTTTATAAGATTTATGAAACCTAAAGGGAAAACTGGATTAAGACGTGTTGGAATTGAATACTAAAAATGTATAAGCTTTTaggtttcttgggtttttttggcgctttttttgtgtctgtctgtgttttggtttggggttttgttttgttttgttttacgTACAGGATGCTGTAATTTGAATAcgggttttttttgcctttttctaatGTTATGTTCCACTTCATACAACTGCAATGTTTCactagaatttaatttaatttcttgttttctgaacttCCATAATTTCAGGCAAAGGAATTATTCTGACTTCTTTAGCCTGCAGTAAGGTTAATATCTGTAATTAGATAATTCAGATGCTGAAATGAATCAGCTTTCTTCACACATGGCCAGTGTATTCCACTACACTACACTACACAGCTTCCCATTCAGTCTCTCCACTGCCAGTTTGATCTTTCTGTAGCCAAACCTGTCTGGTATGTTCATCTCCTCTCCCGCCTGTATCCCACATGCAGGCTGTTAACAAATCTGTTTTACTGCTGCATCTCTGAAGTCGTATGTTCACTGCAGGATTGCTTTAGATGCCTTGACTGACTTTGACTACAACAGCAAACCTTTCTTTCCTACCACCTTTCATTTCCTGTCAAATTATTatcctttctttgtttcttaagtCTCACCTTTTAATCAAATGGAAAcatcctggttttgctttcaacATTTTTGTACAATTCGGTATCAGTTATATCTCCATGTTCCTTCCCATCTTCTTCAGTGTCCTTCAgctgattgttttttttttttactttggtcTTAAATTTTGTAAGTAGCGtgaaattgctttattttcttttgaatccATCTCAAATCATGTACGTATAAAGCTGCTGTTTACTAACTTTCTGCCACCTTGAGTTTTCACTGTGTCCTGTCTGAAGCATTGTGCCTGTATCTCAACTGAGTTTTGTGGTTTCAGGAGCTAGAGGTAGACCTCTGCTGACATGTTGGTGGACCTGTGAGTTTGTATTTAAAGCTGATTGACTCACATAGGCTTTCCTGCAGAGTAGATGTCTTTGATAGTACTTGGTATGTTTGGGGGATGAAACACTTGGGCTAGAGGCACAACTTCTCAGAAGTGTTGAAAGAATGCAAAGTAGTACCATTTTGCCTTGTGGTATCCATATATTTCCACACAGTAGTAATAGGGTTGATTTCAAACCCGACCATCCTGAAAGGTAGCATGGGAAGCATTGCTTCTTTACAATGACCAAGGCAAATATGTGGCATGTCTTGTGCAGTAAGTTGAAAACTTGCTCTCAGCATTGTGTAGGTTAAGAGCAGGAAGTCATGATGGGCATCTTATTGGAAAATAAgcaatataatttctttattgtCCTTATGAACCAACTtgtatgttatttttcagaCGCTTGGAAATGAAGTTAATGTGACTCTGTATTCACCACCTTTGCCAGAGTTTGATTGCAGTATGGTTGTCATCTTCCTAATTGCTGTGTTTACAGTGGCACTAGGAGGCTACTGGAGTGGAGTAGCAGAACTGTAAGTTTGTTAAACGGAACTACTTAAATTACGTGGAGTACaaattttgtgaaaactgtCACTATGATCAGTAAGAAATTATGTTCCTTTAGGttggtaattaaaaaatgagaagatcTGGGTGCAGTAAGCTGCTTTGCCATGAAATGCTTGAGCACTGCAACCTTTGAAAAGTCAGCATAGATCTTTCAGGAGCCTTGACTAGTAGATTGTAAAAGTCCCTGAGGGCTAAGGCAGCTCTTGGGAGGAGGAATGAGTTAACATTTTGACAAATTACCAAATACCCTAGATATTTTAAAGATGCCTTTAAAATCCAGTGATCCAAGAGGTACATACGTAGTTGTATGTAGTGTCTACTTTGGCAGGGATCTGTACAACTGCTTCCTCCCAGCTGGCTGACCAGCACCCTCTGGGATGTCTCTGCACTGGACTCCTGTCACTAGGAGCACTGGGGAATGCGATCTGGTTGTGTCTGGGTGGCTTCAGACAGTTAAAGTCCAACCCAGGCTTATCTGCTTCAGCTTTGTGTGTTGTCTGGTGGAGCAACAGAGCCAGGGACAATAGCAGCTCTAGGACTAGGCAGGGgcaaggaggcagcaggagtccCTTTGCAGGGAAGGGGATGGAGTGGAAGTGTAGAAAGTGGCAAATGCAGGGAAACGAGGGCTGGTAAGGATTTCTGCACTGTGCTTGAGGGGTGTGTGGCTTTTAGTGAACTGAAGCACACTCACTGTACAGAACTGTTTTTAGTCTGGGGTTAAACTGGATATAGCTGGCCTTTCAGAGCATGGTATtattctgcagtatttcttgGATGCCTGCATATGCTGAATGGGCCAGTGTTTGTTGCTACCTAGGGTTTACCATCTCAGTGGTGTTCCAGTGCTTTGCTCCCCAGAACAACAGGGAATGGATTGTATGTGATAACAACAGCTTCCTCTTTCCCACTAGTTATGCAAATCTAGTGATTTTAAAGAGATTAAAGTAGTAGAAGGGAggttgtgtgtttctttttttaaaggttggATCTGATTATGCTTCTTTTTTACCCTGCAGTGTTATAGGGTGTGGCTGCACTGAAtgctaaaataacaaaatgtgaTGCTGTCTCCCATATTGAAAAATACCTAGATGTAATTatattaaactttttaaagtgcaCTTTCATAAAACTAGGgtgagcttttttttaaaaagctgcttattCAAAGTGAGAAGGTGATTCATCTAACAAAGTACTTTATTCCTgtgggtttttctcttttgaaggtAGCGGTTTCAGTGCTGAATTCAGCATTTTGTAGGTAGGTGCTGGGATTCGTCAGGAACATGCTATCTGATGGGCAAGTTGCACTAGCGTCTGTACTAAAGAGTAGTAGGGATATCTGCTCAAAGAACAAACACAACAATTTAAGTCTCCTTATTTTGCATGGTGAGGTATAAATATGGAGTATGTATGTACAGAAATCATACTCCCAGTGAAAATCCCCAATTACACCCCCTCTCTTTCACTTACTCTCTAATTATGAGGTGTAAGGGTAAAAGAACTGGTAGTTAGCTAGCTTCATCCTGCTAACATGAATGGGATTTGCAGACACTTAATTTCTGTAGTTGAGGTTTTAAAACAGTGTGTTAATACCCATGATTTTGATTTATCATAGGCATATTGATCAGATTGACTACGTTTAGCCCAAGAAATTTTGTAGTCAGAGGTGATGCACTAATAAGAGTTGAGTGCATGCATCCTGAAAAGGAGTTTAAGAGTTTTGATATTGGACTACTGTTCCTCACATGGGtcagggttttggtttggggtggtCCTTAAAGTTGGCAATCACCAGACAATTGGGAAGGAGGGCAGTTAAGATTCTTTTATCTTGTGATCTCTGCTAGGTTAGAAGTGCATatgtccattaaaaaaatggagagaaattCAAACAATAAGCAtaccatttttctgtatttttaagtctAACAATGATATGAAGGATTAAACTGAAATGCTGTCAGTCTAAATGCTTTATAACCAACAATTCTGGTCatagtaaaacattttcataatcTGTCATCTGAGgtaaatgcatttgttttcttaaaacagtGAGAATTTGAAAGCAATAGCAAgtcctggggagagagaaacaagacggaagaaggaagaaaatgttactttcaCCCCTGTGACAGTTATCTTGTTTGTTGTCATCTGTTGTGTCATGCTGGTCTTACTTTATTTCTTCTACAAATGGTTAGGTAAGAAACAATGGATAATTTCATTTGACTTACTTTTCTGCATGATCTTATTAGGTGTCTAAGTCTGAAAAGCTAGATATCATAACTAaaaacaatgtaattttttaaattgttcccTCCATGCATGAATCGAGGGTTGAAAAGATGTAGTTGTTACTTGAGAGAAGCTTTCCTCTGCTCTCTTACAAAGGCTGCCTTGACAGTGCTTATTCTGAATGAAGTAACGTGGAGGAGAGGTGACTAGCAACTAGTAAAAAACATATTTGATATATGTCAGTGTTCTTGGGAAGATCGCAATGATAACTTGGTAGTGTTTAGAGTGAAAGTTTTTGTTCAGTATTGCTACATTGATGTTCAGTTTGTGGTTGCAGTGCCCTAACTAAAGTACCAGGCAAAATGGCATTACCATAATAGAGTAAACTCAAGCATACTAGCAATAAGCTAAGTTCTTGAATCATGTAATTCCAGTAAAATATAGTTTCCAAACtgttggttgatttttttttttttcccctgccctcaAATCATGCAACCAGAAAATGTACACTGttttaaattatactttttGGTACAAACAATGTAACTTTAATTCTGAAACCTTCCTAAATTCACTCTTTCCTAGATTTTGTTACCAGTTAACCTCctgcttctgcaaaagaaacttCACCATCCtgacttctgattttgtttagcttttgtTATCTTCACTATGGGCATTGTTTACTAAACTTGTCCCACTAAAAGACTTTTGATGTGATCAAAAGGTTTAGGTTAAAAATGTCCCCTGTTTACTCTGAGATGTTTCAGGTGAGATTTAGGAAGAAGTGAAGAAAGAGGCCTCttaaaggagaaagggagaggggtAACAAATTAGTTAGGGGGTGGGAGAAATGTGAATGGTTCCAAGAAAATACGTAGGAGGTTTTTGCTAAGAAGCCTTAGTTTTGTGCCCTTTGGAGCAGACATATATGAAATTTCTTGGAGGTAAAAAAGCTGTTACCATGGTATGGCATGCTGTCCCAgggaaaaatctgtatttaattaaaaacaagtaaccaaaaaaaccccgcTTTGATGTGTCACTACTGTAGTGTGTGAATGTTAAGTTGTAATATCAGTACTTGGGGTTAAGATCAATTCTGTAACCAAAGTACTAGGGAGGGAgtgtttccagcacaaagcCAATTGCAAAGCTGAGCTCTGTGATGGAGTTCTCTGTATCTCTTTCTGTAAGTATTCGGGCATTATTAATTCTGCATTGTTGCCTCAAAATTTTAGATTTCCTGAACAGCTGATTTCTTACTGACTTCAGAGGAACCTGTTGTGCAAAACTTGTTTTGCCTGTTGGAGGCTTAACAGATCCTAATGGCGCACGATCTTGGTTACAACTATGAAATCCACCTTTCTTGCCTGGTTTTTTCAGTAATCTCCTTATAGGTGTCAGAATTACTTTCTAGCCAGAGCTTccctaccaaaaaaaccccacccaaaaccccaaaccccagctaGCAGAACAACTGATTTTATTGTTTGTCCACATTTCAAGGTGCTTACCATAAGTTAGAATACACAATATACTGTAAGTTAGAACATGGAATATTGAGTTCTTTCCTAACCAGGTGGTTCCTAActacacagaatttttttggAAGGGATGGGGTGTTTCTTGTCTTAAAATGCCACCTAAATCATCAGTCAGATCTTGGGGATGCTAAAATTTTTACGCATAAGCAAAGTGATTAAAGGGAGAATTTGAAGTGAGGAGTATTATCAGAAATTGAGAAAACTGGCAGTTGTAAAATATCACTTTGGTTTTAGCCATAACCAAATAAAAGTATGTGAAAGCAGTAACAGATGacatatttcttcttaaagggaggaaaaaaaaaaaaagtttttcagttaaaaaatttcaaaactcAGGTCTTTCCTTGATAAGAACTCTTGTCATGGCAGAGATGCTCAGAATTCAGCACCTTCTGTAATCAGCTGACTATAGTCTCCAATGACTGTGTCGAGCAGTGCTATAACTGTTAACAGTTTATATCAAATGTACATCATTGTGTTTGATTCctgtttgcaatttttttctattgtattttGGCACTGATTCCTATCTTCCATTCTTCTTATTTAGTGTATGTTATAATATCGGTCTTCTGCTTGGCATCTGCAATGAGTCTATACAACTGTCTTGCGGCATTGATAGGAGAAATACCTTTTGGGCAGTGCAGGTATAGTACAcctttaaattattattaatataagGTTTCTTTTGGCTATTTTCTGGTTGCTACTCAAGGTAGCgtgaaaaaatgagaacagtttGACAAATTGTTTCCTGTATGGTTTAGTGTGTGTGTGattgttaaaaaagaaaattagaagctCCTTTAATAGATATTAAAGGTATCTGTAGCATAATCAACAGTTAAAATAGCATTATGGGAGACTTGCTGcattacttttatttgaaagcattGCTATAATCAAACTTGAAAGGCTCTGCTTGGCTGTCTGAGCTAGGTTTTACAAAATTCTGATTGCCTGTAGGATGTGCTCACTTTGTTCATCAAGGAACTCCATAAGGGGGAATCCTGCACATGAGATCCTGTTTTGAGCAAGTACTATGCTATAGGCAAtagaggtgggtttttttttccccccactcaTTTTAATCTCTACTGTACCTGTGACAGACCCAAGTTTTAACTTCCTTGCGAAGGCAACACATTGCTCATGTCCTCAGTGTTAGAAGTTAGCAGTTACAGTCCTAACTCCGGGTAGTGCGTTATCAGTGTACAGATAGCCTCTTCTTACTACTCAGAATTAAGTATCCTGCAGGTATTAGTGAGTATGGGAGTGtccctgtttttctcccctgtattttccactttaaaaaacCCTGATGTTTAAGGcaacaaatgtttcttttccccaaaagaacAATGCTTATAAGCTTGGAAGCCTAGGATGATATTTGCATAGGATAGTACAGGATATTAGTGCCAGGTGATCCAGTAGCCCACCAAAGGTAGAGATCAGGTAGAAAAGACAGCAGGTTTTGTGTAAGCTG from Aquila chrysaetos chrysaetos chromosome 5, bAquChr1.4, whole genome shotgun sequence carries:
- the SPPL2A gene encoding signal peptide peptidase-like 2A isoform X3 — its product is MMRAAGLLWAALWGLLLPPVTADEGILHASGSGVPPVTKDYCIIYNSNWISLPKSLDNATSRTLENLTSTVLCSSSEVPSGLMKDKAVVVMRGNCTSLEKARIAQSLGAKMLLIASKPRLSPLSDNKTDFEDVTLPVALIRYNDIVDMQLTLGNEVNVTLYSPPLPEFDCSMVVIFLIAVFTVALGGYWSGVAELENLKAIASPGERETRRKKEENVTFTPVTVILFVVICCVMLVLLYFFYKWLVYVIISVFCLASAMSLYNCLAALIGEIPFGQCRIACCNKNIEVRLIFLAVFCIAAAVVWAVFRNEDRWAWILQDILGVAFCLNFIKTLKMPNFKSCVILLGLLLLYDVFFVFITPFITKNGASIMVEVAAGPFGNSEKLPVVIRVPRLEYSASTLCDMPFSLLGFGDIIVPGLLVAYCRRFDVQTSSSSVYYISCTIAYAIGMVLTFIVLALMKMGQPALLYLVPCTLITSSLVAWRRKEMKKFWKGSSYQVSDSSRTPLLQDDGTPGLPRK